From a region of the Paraburkholderia hospita genome:
- a CDS encoding glycosyltransferase family 39 protein: MNDKPSGLTLNRTTVLLLVLALAVIWFVPLGWRHLLPSDEGRYAEMAREMFVTSDWITPRYNGYKYFEKPPLQTWANALSFAWFGIGEWQARLYTALTGFAGVLLIGYTGARVFNVATGFFAALVLASAPYWYLMGHFNTLDMGLSFWMEVTLCALLLAQRPGLAAREQRLWMWLVWASMALAVLSKGLVGLILPGAVLVLYTVVARDWALWKRLYLVSGLIVFFAVVTPWFVLVQDRNPEFFNFFFVVQQFRRYLTPEQNRPGPLWYFVPVMLVGFLPWLSVTFQSARHALRMPRQANGFAPVTLLFVWTAFIFVFFSASHSKLLSYTLPIAPAIALVIGMYLPLVTREQFHRHLTGYALFLVAGGFGAVFLGRLGDRRNPNALYLEFRTWVFAALAIGFVFTLVAIWINRRRRGAASGAQNGLPAGAMATTPGVASGSATSTGIVGAATAFGIGWVLLATIAGTGHDAFGRLSSGAPLAPDVKAALAKLPADTPFYSVGVLDHTLPFYIDHTMIMVEHADELAFGVSVEPQKWVPTIPQWIERWKADRYALALMSPDRYKAFSEQHLPMTVVARDSRRVIVEKPLPAEAGAASQGAAPAAASEPQPQQ; the protein is encoded by the coding sequence ATGAACGACAAGCCGTCCGGGCTGACGCTCAATCGCACGACGGTCCTGCTGCTCGTGCTCGCTCTGGCCGTGATCTGGTTCGTGCCGCTAGGCTGGCGTCATCTGCTGCCGAGCGACGAAGGCCGCTACGCGGAAATGGCGCGCGAAATGTTCGTCACCAGCGACTGGATCACGCCGCGCTACAACGGCTACAAGTACTTCGAGAAGCCACCGCTGCAAACCTGGGCGAACGCGCTGTCGTTCGCGTGGTTCGGCATCGGCGAATGGCAGGCGCGCCTCTACACCGCGCTGACCGGCTTCGCGGGCGTGCTGCTGATCGGCTACACGGGCGCGCGCGTGTTCAACGTCGCGACGGGTTTCTTCGCCGCGCTCGTGCTCGCGAGCGCACCGTACTGGTATCTGATGGGCCATTTCAACACGCTCGACATGGGCCTGTCGTTCTGGATGGAAGTCACGCTGTGCGCGCTGCTGCTCGCGCAGCGCCCGGGGCTCGCCGCGCGTGAGCAGCGGCTGTGGATGTGGCTCGTGTGGGCGTCGATGGCGCTCGCGGTGCTGTCCAAGGGCCTCGTCGGGCTGATCCTGCCGGGCGCCGTGCTCGTGCTGTACACGGTGGTCGCGCGCGACTGGGCGCTCTGGAAGCGTCTGTACCTCGTGAGCGGGCTGATCGTGTTTTTCGCGGTCGTCACGCCGTGGTTCGTGCTCGTGCAGGACCGCAACCCCGAGTTCTTCAATTTCTTCTTCGTCGTCCAGCAGTTCAGGCGTTATCTGACGCCCGAGCAGAATCGCCCCGGCCCGCTCTGGTATTTCGTGCCCGTGATGCTGGTCGGCTTCCTGCCGTGGCTGTCGGTCACATTTCAGAGCGCGCGGCACGCGCTGCGCATGCCGCGCCAGGCGAATGGCTTCGCGCCCGTCACACTGCTGTTCGTGTGGACCGCGTTCATCTTCGTGTTCTTCAGCGCGTCGCATTCGAAGCTGCTGTCGTACACGCTCCCCATCGCGCCCGCGATCGCGCTCGTGATCGGCATGTATCTGCCCCTCGTCACGCGCGAGCAGTTTCACCGGCATCTGACGGGCTACGCGCTATTCCTCGTGGCGGGCGGCTTCGGCGCAGTGTTTCTCGGGCGCCTGGGCGACCGGCGCAATCCGAATGCGCTGTACCTGGAATTCCGCACATGGGTGTTCGCGGCGCTCGCGATCGGGTTCGTGTTTACGCTCGTCGCGATCTGGATCAACCGGCGCAGGCGCGGCGCCGCGAGCGGCGCGCAGAACGGTCTGCCCGCCGGCGCCATGGCCACCACGCCGGGCGTGGCGAGCGGGAGCGCAACATCGACGGGCATCGTCGGCGCCGCGACGGCGTTCGGCATCGGCTGGGTGCTGCTCGCGACGATCGCCGGCACGGGCCACGACGCGTTCGGCCGGCTGTCGTCGGGCGCGCCGCTGGCGCCCGACGTCAAGGCGGCGCTCGCAAAGCTGCCCGCCGACACGCCGTTCTACTCGGTCGGCGTGCTTGATCACACGCTGCCCTTCTACATCGACCACACGATGATCATGGTCGAGCATGCGGACGAACTGGCGTTTGGCGTGTCGGTGGAACCGCAAAAATGGGTGCCGACGATCCCGCAATGGATCGAGCGCTGGAAGGCCGACCGATACGCGTTGGCACTGATGTCGCCGGATCGCTACAAGGCATTCAGCGAGCAGCATCTGCCGATGACCGTCGTCGCACGCGATTCGCGCCGCGTGATCGTCGAAAAGCCGCTTCCCGCTGAAGCAGGCGCCGCCTCGCAAGGCGCCGCGCCGGCCGCGGCTTCAGAGCCCCAACCGCAGCAATGA
- a CDS encoding SMR family transporter: protein MNPISLFCILAGVALNATAQLLLKAGTNAVGHFDFTMANVIPIGWRIATQPPIVGGLACYVLSVVVWVVGLSRVDVSIAYPMLSLGYVVNAFAAWYLFGEVLSAQRLIGIGVILVGVVLVARS from the coding sequence ATGAACCCGATTTCGCTTTTCTGCATCCTCGCTGGCGTCGCGCTGAACGCGACGGCCCAGCTGCTTCTGAAGGCCGGCACGAATGCCGTCGGCCATTTCGACTTCACGATGGCCAACGTCATTCCGATCGGTTGGCGCATCGCGACGCAGCCGCCCATCGTCGGCGGCCTCGCCTGCTATGTGCTGAGCGTGGTCGTATGGGTTGTCGGGCTGTCGCGTGTGGACGTGTCGATTGCCTATCCGATGCTGTCGCTCGGCTATGTTGTGAACGCGTTCGCCGCGTGGTATCTGTTCGGCGAGGTGTTGTCGGCGCAACGCCTGATCGGCATTGGCGTGATCCTGGTCGGCGTGGTGCTCGTCGCGCGTAGCTGA
- a CDS encoding DegT/DnrJ/EryC1/StrS family aminotransferase, which produces MTQSSVPFLPFVRPEIDEETIRGVVDVLRSGWITTGPQNQAFEKALSEYCGGRPVRTFNSGTATLEIGLRIAGVGAGDEVITTPASWVSTSNVILEVGATPVFVDIDPATRNIDLDLMEKAITPRTKAIIPVFLSGLPVDMDRLYAIARAHKLRVIEDAAQAFGSTWNGERIGKLGDIVSFSFHANKNLTSIEGGALVLNNEEEAVLAQKYRLQGIVRTGFDGMDCELLGGKYNLTDVAARVGLGQLQHIERFNAQRKKLAHAYFDGFEGGAAVKLGMGLPLADFENSNWHMFLVTLPLARLSLSRAAFMEQMKERGIGTGTHYPAIHLFSLYRAMGYKEGMYPHAEHYGATTLTLPLFTQMNEGDVARVCRAVNEICEQYGR; this is translated from the coding sequence ATGACCCAGTCATCCGTTCCGTTTTTGCCGTTCGTCCGTCCCGAGATCGATGAAGAAACGATCCGCGGTGTTGTCGACGTGCTCCGCTCCGGCTGGATCACGACGGGCCCGCAGAACCAGGCGTTCGAAAAGGCATTGTCGGAATACTGCGGCGGCCGCCCGGTGCGTACGTTCAATTCGGGCACGGCGACGCTGGAAATCGGTCTGCGCATCGCGGGCGTCGGCGCCGGCGACGAAGTCATCACGACGCCGGCGTCATGGGTGTCGACCAGCAACGTGATTCTGGAGGTGGGCGCGACGCCCGTGTTCGTCGATATCGACCCGGCCACGCGCAACATCGATCTGGATCTGATGGAAAAGGCGATCACGCCGCGCACCAAGGCGATCATTCCCGTGTTCCTGTCGGGCCTGCCCGTCGACATGGACCGCCTCTACGCGATCGCCCGCGCGCACAAGCTGCGCGTGATCGAAGACGCCGCGCAGGCGTTCGGCTCGACGTGGAACGGCGAGCGTATCGGCAAGCTCGGCGACATCGTGTCGTTCAGCTTCCACGCCAACAAGAACCTGACCTCGATCGAAGGCGGCGCACTTGTGCTGAACAACGAGGAAGAAGCCGTCCTCGCGCAGAAATACCGGCTGCAGGGCATCGTGCGCACGGGTTTCGACGGCATGGATTGCGAATTGCTGGGTGGCAAGTACAACCTGACGGACGTCGCGGCGCGCGTCGGCCTCGGGCAGCTGCAGCACATCGAGCGCTTCAACGCGCAGCGCAAGAAGCTCGCGCACGCGTACTTCGATGGTTTCGAAGGCGGCGCGGCCGTGAAGCTCGGCATGGGCCTGCCGCTCGCGGACTTCGAAAACAGCAACTGGCACATGTTCCTCGTGACGCTGCCGCTCGCGCGCCTGTCGCTCAGCCGCGCAGCGTTCATGGAGCAGATGAAGGAACGCGGCATCGGCACGGGCACGCATTACCCGGCTATCCACCTGTTTTCGCTGTACCGCGCGATGGGCTACAAGGAGGGCATGTATCCGCATGCGGAGCACTATGGCGCGACCACGCTCACGCTGCCGCTCTTCACGCAGATGAATGAAGGCGACGTCGCGCGCGTGTGCCGCGCCGTCAACGAGATTTGCGAACAATACGGCCGATAA